The nucleotide window GCCGATCGGCTTTGGGCGCTCGATAGAGGAGCCCGAGCGGCCCCGGCAGGTCTCGCATGTCTGTAGAAGGATCGACAGGTAGGCTTGGGCGACCTTCGAGCTCGGCGACACCATCCCGGCTGTGATCCGGCCAGAGCCGGTCGTCATAGGCGATCGCTGCGATTGCGGAGGCGTAGTCGCCCGTTGCTCGCCGCGCTTCCCCATAGTCCCTAGAGCGCTTTGGAGAATGTCGATCCGAGCGAATAAATCTCGCCCGCTCTCGGCTCAGGACAGCGATACCAATTCGGTGGCCGCCCCACATCTCGGGATCGAAGCGAACGCCCTGCGGCACGTGCTCGAGTGCGGCGAGGGTTTCGACGCCGTCCCAGGTCTCGTATCCGGCGAGAGCGAGGCCCATGACGAGCCGGTGGAGAAAGACGCTTCCGCTTAACCACTCGTCGTAGGCGGTGAGGAGGTTTGCTCGGAGCAGGATCTCCGCCTGGCGACCAGTGATGACCCTCCCCTCCGGCGCGCTCCAGCCGCTCTTGGTCTTTGAGAAAAGCGGAGCATCCATTACGAGCTCGTCAGTGATGCGCAGAATTGGTTTCAGGGCGGCCTGAATGTCTGCGTCGAGTGATGCGTAGGCGCGCGCACCTCCAAGGTCGAGTTCCCATTCGATCCGCGAGGTGACCGGCACGTCCGGCTTCGGCCGAAGGATCACCGGAGGTTCCAACGTCACGAGAAGGCGGTCGAAATCGAGGCCATGACGCGCGGCTGCCGAGCGGCCGGCGTCGATTGCATCGGGAGTGGCGGGGTCGGTCGGTTTCCAGCGTATCGACGACTTCGTGATTTGAGCGAATCCCATCAGAGGCACACCGAAGCGCCGGCGGGCGCCGATCGCTTGAGGCGAGCCAGATTCGTTCCACGTCAGCATCGGCCGCATCGTCAGAGCGGCCACAAACGCTGCGAGATCTGGGCTAATGCCACGGATCCGCGGCGAGGCACCTGGTCGCGTTGAGATGCTGAGAGGGGACCTGTTTCCGTCCGGTCGCAGGGCGATATCGATCCCTGACTGGTGATAGCGGGCATGCAACCCTGCCAGGATGGCGATCGCGTCCTGCCAGCGGTCATCGGCATCGTCGGGGGGGCCAAAGTGGGCGTAGAACCCGGGAGGGGTGAAGCGAAGGTGATCGCGGCGAAGATCGTTCCAGCCGAGGGTGTCAAGGCAATCGAGGAGGGCTTTGACCCAGGATTCTGGTCCGCGATGCCATGCGCGTTCTGAAAAAAAGTGTTCGTGGATGGCGAGGCCGAGCGGGTTGCCGCAAGGACCATGTACGGCATAACGATGGTGCCCGCCGTCGTGGTCGATCGAGAGGACCGATCGGTCTGCTAACGCAAAATGGCGATCGAGCGGGTAGCCATCCTTGATAGGCTCCGCTTCAGCGAAGTCGATGGATCCGAGCCGCGCTACGAGGCTTTGAGCCAAGGCAAGCGCAGCATCGGGCTCGAAGTTGAGTTGCTCGGTCATCCTCTCGCCTTATTGCTTCGAGGGGGGCTGCTGCAGGATCGACCAGCGTCATGACCCTCTCACCGTTGTTATCGGAGGATAGCCGTCGCGGATAATCGCGCAAGCAAGTCTTCGAAAGCTATCCCGAAGAAGGCCTATGGATCGCCTGTGTGGATGGAGGCGGCGTGCGCGAGGAGGACCTTCTCCGAACTGTCCAGTCGAGTGAGCGTGCCAGATGAGGTGGGTGCCGCTTGGGCGGCCGACGCACGGTCCGAGCCGGATAGAGTCGGTCCTGCGGCGAGGCGTCCAAGCGCTCGGCCCATGCATAGTCCTCCGAGCCGGCGCCGGATCGTCGCCCAGGAAGACGTCACACTATCAGGCGAGCTGCATCAGCTGTGAAGGAAAGGGTTGAGCGAGTGCGCATGCGCCGGCAACGTCACCGTCGAGCCAGGTCTCGTAATCCTCAGGCTGGAGCATGACCGGCATTGCTTTCGGGTGTATTGGGCTGACGAGAATGTTGGGCTCGCATGTCAAGAACGCGTAGGCTCGGCTTCCGTCATCGAGGGGCCTCCAGATACCGGCGAAGGAGAAGATCTGCGATGCTGCGACGTTGAACCAGCGATCTCGTTTCGCCCCCTTCTCCCCTTCCCATTCGCAGAACGAGGTGACTGGCACGAGGCATCGGCGGTCAGGCTTTGACAAGGCCGAACGCCAGAACGGGCTGGCGAGGTTTCGGACGTTGGTCACGGGAGCGGCCTTGGGGCGGCGGCGGGAAGCCCCAGACCATCCTATCGAGTTCGAGGAGCCCAGATCCGCTGCGTCGTACCACGACCCCTTCCCTCTTCGGGAAGAGCTCGGGCTGGGGCCAGTCGAAGTCGGGCGGGACGATGACGCCGTAGTGTGTGGCTAGCTCCGCGTCTTTGACGCTCATCCTATAACGATTGCACATTAGGGCTCCTCCCCTGGATTGCGCACGCGGATGAATTGAGGACCCGTGGCTTTGCCCTCCACGATGCGTTCTAGCCGGCGGCGAAAGCGTTCCCATTCGTCCGGTGGGAAGAAGATTCGGGCCTCACCCTGTGTCATGACGACGGATCCGTCTTCGAATTCCTCGATTTCGGGAGGTGAGTCTTGCATGCTGGCCGTCTCAAAGCTTTGGACGTCGCTGAGGTCAAGAGCGGTGAACCAATCGGCCGCCGCGGAGGAAGAGCACGTTTCTGACCTTCAAGGTTCATCGCAGGGCTGCTGGACGAGGCCGGAGATGCTGGGCAATGTGGCTCAGCAAAGGAGCGTGCGTGGGCGAACTGGCAACGACTTGGACCGAAGGCGAGCTGTTCCTCGAATGGCTGATCGGGGAAGGATATGTTCGCCTCGAGCTCGCGTCCGATGATCAATGGATCGGTATCCGTCCCCTGCTCTTCCACTGGAGCATGCATCTTGGGCTAGTCGGCGACACGATGGGGTATAACGATCGCTGGTGCTATCAAGATGAGGCAGCAGCGCGCGCAGCGCTCGCTGAGTGGAAGTCGCGTGGTTTCAAAGGGGAGCCAGAGGGATGGCATCGCCATCCTCTAAGCGGGAGACGAAGGCCAGAGGGTCGCGTAGAGTTGGAGTATGTGGCGAGGTGACGCGCGGAGTTCGGCCTCACAGGCCGAGGAGTAGGACGTCGACCAGGCGGTGGGCGCCGGCGAGCAAAAGGCAGGAAGGCTCTGGGGGCTACATGGTGAGCGACAAAGTCTGGAACGCGGCCAAGGCGAAGGCCGACGCGGAAGTACCGCCGCCGCTTCCCGAGCCGATCTGGGCTGGCATACAGACTGGCATCATATGCGTTTCAACGATCGCGGTATTCATTGCCCTGCGGTGGGTGGCTCCGCTTGAGGTGGCTTGGTGCGGGACTGCAGCGGCTGGTGCCGCGGTGGCTTGGTTCGAGGCGCGAGACAAGGCGAAGCGACACAGCAAGGCTATGGCTCACTGGGTGAATCTCTATCGGGACGACCCTAGGCTTTGATGCCGGGCGCAGCGGCCGGGCGCAGCCGGGTCAGAGGGCAAGGGCCATTTGGCTTTGCTGGGCGCGCTCAGCTTCCTTGTCGACGAGATTGGAGATAGAAATACCAACAAGACGCAGCGGGCGGCTCAACGGGAGCAGCGAGTCGAGCAGCTCCTCGACGATGGTGCCGAGCAAGAGCCGATCGGACATCGGCTGGCTGAGGGTCCTCGATCGGGTCACCAGTTCGAAGTCGCGGTATTTGGCCTTGAGCGTCACGGTCCGGCCGTCGCGGCCGATGCGGGCGCGGTCCTCCCAGAGATGGTCAGCGATGTCGGACAGCTCGGCCAGGAGCTTCCCTCGATCGCCAATGTCCTGCTCGAAGGTGTTTTCTGCTCCGTACGACTTACGAGTTCGGTCGGGACGCACCGGCCGGTTGTCCTCGCCGTGCGCGATCGCGTGATAATAGGCGGCGGATTTGCCGAAGTGCCGCTGCAGCTGATCGAAGGGGAACGACCGAAGGTCTCGGCCGAACCGAATGCCAAGCTCGGTCATTCGGGCTGCCGTGGCGGGGCCGATGCCGTGGAAACGAGACACCTCGAGGTCGGCGACAAGAGCCTCTCCCCTCCCCGGCCTTATGATGGTCATGCCGTTCGGCTTCTTATAGCCTGACCCCAGCTTCGCGAGGAACTTGTTGTAGGATACGCCAGCGGAAGCGGTAAGCCCAGTCTCGTTGAAGATGGCCGCGCGAATGTCGTTCGCGACATCTGTCGCGGTCGGCAAGCCTTGGATGTTCTCGGTTACGTCGAGATAGGCCTCGTCGAGGGACAGCGGCTCGATCAAAGGGGTGTGCCGCGCACAGATTGATCGGATTTGGCGCGAGACTTCGCGATAGACGTCGAAGCGAGGAGGAACGATCAGCAACTCAGCACAGCGCTGTTTGGCCGCCATGGTGGGCAGGGCGGATCTGATCCCGAATTCCCTTGCCTCGTAGCTTGCGGCGGCGACAACGCTCCGGGGGGAAGCGCCCGCGACGACCAGCGGCTTGCCCCGCAGGCATGGATCATCGCGCTGCTCCACAGACGCGAAAAAGGCGTCCATGTCGACGTGGATAATTTTGCGAC belongs to Sphingosinicella sp. BN140058 and includes:
- a CDS encoding SOS response-associated peptidase family protein, which encodes MTNVRNLASPFWRSALSKPDRRCLVPVTSFCEWEGEKGAKRDRWFNVAASQIFSFAGIWRPLDDGSRAYAFLTCEPNILVSPIHPKAMPVMLQPEDYETWLDGDVAGACALAQPFPSQLMQLA
- the dinB gene encoding DNA polymerase IV; its protein translation is MSAAGCRKIIHVDMDAFFASVEQRDDPCLRGKPLVVAGASPRSVVAAASYEAREFGIRSALPTMAAKQRCAELLIVPPRFDVYREVSRQIRSICARHTPLIEPLSLDEAYLDVTENIQGLPTATDVANDIRAAIFNETGLTASAGVSYNKFLAKLGSGYKKPNGMTIIRPGRGEALVADLEVSRFHGIGPATAARMTELGIRFGRDLRSFPFDQLQRHFGKSAAYYHAIAHGEDNRPVRPDRTRKSYGAENTFEQDIGDRGKLLAELSDIADHLWEDRARIGRDGRTVTLKAKYRDFELVTRSRTLSQPMSDRLLLGTIVEELLDSLLPLSRPLRLVGISISNLVDKEAERAQQSQMALAL